The genomic region GCCGGTGCGCTGGTTCATCATCGTCGGCACGCTTCTGGCCGTGCTCGTCGGCGGGCTCGTCTGGTTCAATTCTTTCCGCGGCCAGATGATCAAGCAGTTCTTCGCCAACAACAAGCCGCCGCCGACCCCGGTCAGCGCGGCCGAGGCGAAGTCCGAGGTGGTGCCGAACCTGCTCACCGCGGTCGGCAGCCTCGTCGCCGTGCACCAGGTCGACGTCAGCGCCGACGTCAACGGCCGCGTCACCGAGATCAAGTTCGAGCCGGGCACGCGCGTCGAGGCCGGCACGCCGCTGGTGCAGCTGTTCGACGCGCCGGAGCAGGGCGACCTCGCCAATTACAAGGCGCAGGCGACCGTCGCGCAGCTGTCGCTTGATCGCGCCAAGCAGCTGGCCTCGCGCCAATTCGGTCCGCAGGCGACCGTCGACCAGGCGCAGGCCGCCTACGACCAGGCGCAGGCCGGCATCGCCAAGACCGAGGCGTTGATCTCGCAGAAGCTGGTGCGTGCGCCGTTCGCCGGCGATCTCGGCATGCGCAAGGTCGAGGTCGGTCAGTATCTCACCGCCGGCACCGCGATCGTGTCGCTGACCGATCTGTCGGAGCTGTGGGCCAACTTCACGGTGACGGAAAAGGATTCCGGCAGCCTCAAGGTCGGCCAGACCGTCCGGCTGAAGGTCGATGCCTATCCCGGCCGCACCTTCGAGGGCAAGATCACCACGATCGAGCCGCAGATCGCCACCGACACCCGCAACATCCGCGTGCAGGCGACGATCGCCAATCCGGAGAAGATCCTCAAGCCCGGCATGTTCGTGACCACGACGGTGGTGCTGCCGGAAAAGCCGGCCGTGATCACGGTGCCTGAAACGGCAGTCGATTACACGCTGTACGGCGACTCGGTGTTCGTGATCACCGAAAAGAAGGAAGAGGACGGC from Bradyrhizobium sp. CB1015 harbors:
- a CDS encoding efflux RND transporter periplasmic adaptor subunit — encoded protein: MNIVAENKISGQPIDNKAPKRPVRPVRWFIIVGTLLAVLVGGLVWFNSFRGQMIKQFFANNKPPPTPVSAAEAKSEVVPNLLTAVGSLVAVHQVDVSADVNGRVTEIKFEPGTRVEAGTPLVQLFDAPEQGDLANYKAQATVAQLSLDRAKQLASRQFGPQATVDQAQAAYDQAQAGIAKTEALISQKLVRAPFAGDLGMRKVEVGQYLTAGTAIVSLTDLSELWANFTVTEKDSGSLKVGQTVRLKVDAYPGRTFEGKITTIEPQIATDTRNIRVQATIANPEKILKPGMFVTTTVVLPEKPAVITVPETAVDYTLYGDSVFVITEKKEEDGKTSLSAVRTFVQTGNRVEGRVEIVKGLKAGDKVVAVGQLKLQSGAAVSISTDPAPQIPAQPPRY